The following are encoded together in the Bactrocera neohumeralis isolate Rockhampton chromosome 6, APGP_CSIRO_Bneo_wtdbg2-racon-allhic-juicebox.fasta_v2, whole genome shotgun sequence genome:
- the LOC126763542 gene encoding LOW QUALITY PROTEIN: uncharacterized protein LOC126763542 (The sequence of the model RefSeq protein was modified relative to this genomic sequence to represent the inferred CDS: inserted 1 base in 1 codon; deleted 1 base in 1 codon) translates to MDCTDFIKGSACSATGYCECAPYYVQYNATSCLSSQLLGGDCVLNDQCTMKVANSSCLDGACRCVEGFLQFRKHTCLGPALPGSVCYSHAHCQMFDSRSHCDFLIPNLFGRCQCTSPAKLVGGFCVEGNVLVPTEAVAPVPAPTSTTTTTTTTSTTTTTAAPVTTTTAAPAAEPVRYDSVEEQSTFDDIAESPANSDADMDSPTTTAQQLLTPAAADEQSHAVAADEILPQETTPVADDYPYKIDDEYDGDDVENQHQVDVNGQQQQLEGEQVEQLPVNDVHTVEEEYKEENLEQPDHVAEDHKQAEEPAKETAQAVQQEQLDRVTESHIEADFVETEPIDEAEHIAEQELLDHVAEDHKEFEAAPPVKVEQSVEEQDQLENEDHKESNHMEIEPIKEVSTLEKDEQLNHALEDHKQSDLAEEEKSKEDSNVEQQSMPAADDANVAEEPSVAETSFDNVDIVAHPSNEHELEXELVRDEQPIKAEQIVEEQTESGAEQIVEDKIPNNEAPQLFDEYEYGAEQHTTPAQEEINSDSEQNIKKEQPSFDTIPVAQDYEMEHATEGATQLDETEHVAEEEVVDNIPQDAQNIEAPNFAEVESLPEDGKENLPQELENNDSSNAAQAEHLVEKVPENIPQDQHNIEAANLIETEHMAEKQSQNLPEELQHNKATNDAENQYEQTANENEQNIEPNPVPPVPQVEEESSSSAGTQPQHSEQNQYYADKLSAATMLPHDATDAPNSMSSEQQYVDFHPEMEMYEDVEHEEENAADIADDTMKFDYETAQDEFNSENTEASNADEAFAVTDSPNWAQESENAPVVSAMTSEFEVQPQAPSFAEHENQKEAQSEFSQQHLEENKVGEAHETESEAQLAQPQPPRTDDSTSAIEAEQTENVENESFTAVNDLNASNVDFEPALTEQEHNNNAQITTNVDEPEEVSAAITERIAPDMQAENILQPEDQQAEPSNDEEIVNEPQLPAHDFVVEENLDEQTNNNQEDILPAHHEQHNEDAFGSTGAVTEEVNLVDNDGAASELVQQVAGLTHDHNDNTLTPDTVEITSVPNAAEETIAQKENEASTDNQTDKHIVEEAAIVDESLATTQSPLVQENDVEAEEHNEIIPSAEINKDNIEAESETHTVRNVLEDGNELGINNGDDMKPAEQDFKNTAAEMGPIPEAILETDNEHDHLRVVENGDVVEQTQEAEQTTSESTVTAVHENAIDDNKAVENPGKLEQITNVEETIPLEPLSQTSFEHINPIEADNSIGSNEETANLSETSLELALNENSEKDTATLLPELDYAPVESYEMLNNAQNEHTGEMLGHIDDQTETNFIDFNDHDASLPQSLTHTDVYNESFEEHESIADILSDLMSEDVTTATPLEAVTEVEGVISQEDSHGNEREGINAQPDETVVPASDVISADTNIVEENLAMPPQIETTETHETHGDKLTFYPDTQDLSVQASNDIEASQQSQSATHFTELNAESNTKAENLEETDHTLSPEEMPFDLTSIDDIHPQELESDSLILETTTAANAVYNVEEEASGDGAQEIRNEEATATPGDIVEITTQTMLGLASRVTLMEPAAPIVTTLKPLMTEVTPESEATPEPVKELPGTENILSVKPNTEIRKRVELGTEAVSLGLTCMNDRQCQLADPNTVCNTRGVCDCALSDTAAESQCGAQRTGCAPGTFQCRSSGVCISWFFVCDGRPDCNDDSDEECTFNARLNQTCPQEAFQCERSGRCISRAARCDGRKQCPHGEDELGCNAVKAGTCPPHTFRCKSGECLPEYEYCNAIISCRDGSDEPPHLCGSRSMPTFFLRLLNAGGLLENEDAYCPHRCSNGRCRSTAIVCSGRDGCGDGTDEQTCSVCRCPAPNSNSLPNYLARHRPMPLW, encoded by the exons CGGCTCTGCCTGGTTCCGTATGCTACAGTCATGCCCATTGTCAGATGTTTGACTCACGTTCCCATTGTGATTTCCTCATACCAAATCTTTTCGGTCGTTGCCAGTGCACTTCGCCTGCCAAACTTGTAGGTGGATTTTGTGTGGAGGGTAATGTTTTAGTGCCCACCGAAGCTGTAGCACCTGTGCCAGCACCAACTAGCACCACgactaccacaacaacaacttccACAACGACAACCACAGCTGCACCAGTAACCACAACAACGGCGGCCCCTGCGGCAGAACCAGTGCGGTATGATAGTGTTGAGGAACAATCGACTTTCGATGACATAGCCGAATCTCCAGCTAATTCTGATGCCGATATGGATTCGCCAACAACTACAGCACAACAGTTATTAACACCTGCTGCAGCTGATGAACAATCACATGCAGTAGCAGCTGATGAAATATTACCACAAGAAACTACACCAGTCGCAGATGATTATCCCTACAAGATCGATGATGAGTATGATGGTGACGATGTAGAAAATCAGCATCAAGTTGATGTCAAcggacaacagcaacaactggaGGGAGAGCAGGTGGAGCAACTACCAGTGAATGACGTGCATACAGTAGAAGAAGAATATAAGGAAGAAAACTTAGAGCAGCCAGATCACGTGGCCGAGGATCATAAGCAAGCTGAAGAGCCAGCTAAAGAAACTGCGCAAGCCGTACAACAAGAGCAACTGGATCGTGTAACGGAATCGCATATAGAAGCAGATTTTGTGGAAACAGAGCCAATAGATGAAGCTGAACACATAGCGGAGCAAGAACTACTGGATCATGTAGCAGAGGACCATAAAGAGTTTGAAGCAGCACCGCCAGTTAAAGTAGAACAGTCTGTTGAAGAACAAGATCAGCTAGAAAATGAAGATCATAAGGAATCCAATCATATGGAAATTGAGCCAATAAAAGAAGTTTCAACCTTGGAAAAAGATGAACAGCTGAACCACGCACTAGAAGATCACAAACAATCAGATTTGGCAGAAGAAGAGAAAAGTAAAGAAGATTCAAATGTAGAACAACAATCAATGCCAGCAGCAGATGATGCTAATGTTGCTGAAGAACCATCTGTTGCCGAAACATCATTTGACAATGTGGATATAGTTGCTCACCCTTCAAACGAACATGAATTGG AAGAACTTGTGCGAGACGAGCAACCTATAAAAGCAGAGCAGATTGTTGAAGAGCAAACCGAAAGTGGAGCTGAGCAAATTGTAGAAGACAAAATACCGAATAACGAAGCACCACAATTGTTCGACGAATATGAATATGGTGCAGAGCAGCATACAACTCCAGCACAAGAAGAAATCAATAGCGATTCGGAACAGAATATAAAGAAGGAGCAACCAAGCTTCGATACAATACCTGTAGCGCAAGACTATGAAATGGAACACGCTACTGAGGGAGCAACACAATTGGATGAAACGGAACACGTTGCCGAAGAGGAAGTGGTTGACAATATTCCACAGGATGCTCAAAACATTGAAGCACCTAATTTTGCTGAAGTGGAATCCTTACCAGAGGATGGGAAAGAAAATCTTCCTCAGGAACTTGAAAATAATGACTCATCTAATGCTGCTCAAGCGGAACACCTTGTTGAGAAAGTGCCAGAAAATATACCACAAGATCAGCACAATATTGAAGCGGCTAATTTAATAGAAACGGAACATATGGCTGAGAAACAATCGCAAAACCTTCCAGAAGAACTTCAGCATAACAAAGCAACTAATGACGCAGAAAATCAATATGAACAAACCGCTAAcgaaaatgaacaaaatatcGAACCAAACCCAGTACCA CCAGTACCACAAGTCGAAGAGGAAAGTTCATCTTCCGCTGGAACACAACCACAGCACAGTGAGCAAAATCAATATTATGCTGATAAGTTGTCAGCGGCCACAATGTTGCCTCATGACGCCACCGATGCGCCAAATTCAATGTCATCGGAACAGCAATATGTTGACTTTCACCCCGAAATGGAGATGTACGAAGATGTGGAGCACGAAGAAGAGAATGCAGCAGACATTGCCGATGATACGATGAAATTTGATTATGAAACAGCACAAGATGAATTCAATAGTGAAAATACTGAAGCAAGCAATGCAGATGAAGCATTCGCCGTAACTGACTCTCCTAATTGGGCTCAAGAATCTGAGAATGCGCCAGTTGTTTCTGCCATGACATCGGAATTCGAAGTGCAGCCTCAAGCGCCATCGTTTGCTGAGCATGAAAACCAGAAAGAAGCGCAGTCGGAATTCAGCCAAcagcatttggaagaaaacaAAGTTGGCGAAGCACATGAAACTGAAAGTGAAGCGCAACTTGCACAGCCACAGCCGCCACGGACAGATGACAGTACTTCAGCGATAGAAGCAGAGCAAACCGAAAATGTGGAAAATGAAAGTTTTACTgctgttaatgacttaaacgcAAGCAATGTAGACTTCGAGCCGGCACTTACAGAACAagagcacaacaacaatgcgcagATTACCACCAATGTTGATGAGCCGGAGGAGGTATCAGCCGCAATAACGGAGCGAATCGCACCAGATATGCAGGCGGAGAACATTCTTCAACCTGAGGATCAACAAGCTGAACCAAGCAACGATGAGGAAATTGTAAACGAACCACAACTGCCAGCACACGATTTTGTTGTAGAAGAAAATTTAGATGAGCAAACTAACAACAACCAGGAAGATATTTTACCAGCACACCACGAACAGCATAATGAAGATGCTTTCGGATCAACTGGAGCTGTAACTGAGGAAGTTAATTTAGTAGACAATGATGGAGCTGCTAGTGAGTTAGTTCAACAAGTTGCGGGACTTACACATGATCATAATGATAACACGCTTACTCCTGACACTGTAGAAATAACGAGTGTACCGAATGCCGCTGAAGAGACAATTGCACAAAAAGAAAATGAGGCTAGTACTGATAATCAAACTGATAAGCATATTGTAGAAGAAGCTGCAATTGTTGACGAATCTCTAGCAACGACCCAATCGCCGCTGGTCCAAGAAAATGACGTTGAAGCTGAGGAACATAATGAGATTATCCCGTCCGCTGAAATCAACAAAGATAACATAGAGGCTGAAAGCGAAACTCACACGGTGAGGAACGTTTTGGAAGATGGAAATGAGTTAGGAATAAATAACGGTGATGATATGAAGCCAGCTGAGCAGGATTTCAAGAATACAGCAGCAGAAATGGGACCGATCCCTGAGGCAATCTTAGAAACTGATAATGAACACGATCATTTAAGAGTTGTGGAAAATGGAGACGTGGTTGAACAAACACAAGAAGCGGAACAAACCACGTCAGAGAGTACAGTAACAGCAGTGCATGAAAACGCCATTGACGACAACAAGGCTGTTGAAAATCCAGGCAAGCTTGAGCAAATTACAAATGTTGAAGAAACTATTCCACTGGAACCACTTAGCCAAACTTCCTTTGAACATATCAATCCTATAGAAGCAGACAATTCTATTGGTTCGAATGAAGAAACCGCAAATCTATCAGAAACATCTTTAGAATTAGCGCTTaatgaaaattctgaaaaaGACACCGCCACTTTGTTACCCGAGTTAGACTATGCGCCGGTTGAAAGCTACGAAATGCTTAATAACGCACAAAACGAGCATACCGGCGAAATGCTGGGCCATATTGATGACCAGACCGAGACGAATTTCATTGACTTTAATGATCATGACGCGTCGCTTCCACAATCGTTGACACACACCGACGTTTATAATGAATCATTTGAGGAACACGAATCGATTGCCGACATACTTAGCGATCTTATGTCTGAGGACGTAACTACAGCGACACCATTAGAAGCCGTCACAGAGGTAGAAGGCGTCATATCACAGGAGGATTCTCACGGTAATGAAAGAGAAGGTATCAACGCACAGCCAGACGAGACTGTCGTACCTGCATCGGACGTAATTTCAGCTGACACCAATATTGTTGAAGAAAACTTAGCAATGCCACCACAGATCGAAACCACAGAGACGCATGAGACCCATGGCGACAAATTAACCTTCTACCCTGACACCCAAGACTTGAGTGTACAGGCAAGCAATGATATAGAAGCGTCACAACAATCACAATCCGCTACACATTTCACTGAGCTGAATGCTGAAAGCAACACCAAAGCAGAAAATCTTGAGGAAACTGACCACACATTATCACCTGAAGAGATGCCCTTTGATTTAACATCCATTGACGATATACATCCGCAAGAGTTAGAATCGGACAGTTTAATATTGGAGACTACTACTGCCGCAAATGCAGTTTACAACGTGGAAGAAGAAGCCTCAGGCGACGGCGCACAAGAAATCCGCAATGAGGAAGCGACCGCAACACCTGGTGATATCGTCGAAATTACCACACAGACTATGTTGGGCTTGGCTAGTCGTGTAACGCTAATGGAACCAGCGGCACCGATAGTTACAACACTTAAACCACTGATGACCGAAGTAACGCCAGAGAGCGAGGCAACACCCGAGCCAGTAAAAGAACTACCAGGCACAGAGAACATCTTGAGCGTCAAACCAAATACAG AAATTCGTAAACGTGTTGAATTGGGTACGGAAGCCGTTTCACTAGGTCTGACTTGCATGAATGACAGGCAATGTCAACTGGCTGACCCTAATACGGTTTGTAACACGCGTGGCGTATGTGACTGCGCATTGTCCGACACAGCAGCGGAATCGCAATGCGGTGCTCAGCGTACAGGTTGTGCGCCTGGAACATTCCAG TGCCGTTCCAGCGGCGTGTGTATCTCCTGGTTCTTTGTGTGCGACGGCCGTCCAGACTGCAATGACGACTCGGATGAGGAGTGCACATTTAACGCGCGTTTAAATCAAACCTGTCCACAGGAGGCGTTCCAATGTGAGCGTAGTGGCCGTTGTATTTCGCGTGCCGCGAGATGTGATGGACGGAAGCAGTGCCCGCATGGTGAGGACGAGTTGGGTTGCAATGCTGTGAAAGCGGGCACATGTCCGCCACATACCTTCCGTTGCAAGAGTGGCGAATGTCTGCCTGAATATGAGTACTGTAATGCGATTATCTCCTGCCGGGATGGCAGCGATGAGCCGCCACACTTATGTGGCTCGCGTTCGATGCCGACTTTCTTCCTGCGTCTGCTGAATGCCGGTGGCCTGCTCGAGAACGAGGATGCCTATTGTCCGCATCGTTGTAGCAATGGTCGCTGTCGCTCGACGGCAATCGTTTGCTCGGGTCGTGACGGTTGTGGTGATGGCACCGATGAACAGACCTGTTCCGTTTGTA GATGTCCGGCGCCAAATAGCAACAGTTTACCTAACTATCTCGCCAGACATCGTCCAATGCCATTGTGGTAG